CCGCAGATGGTGGCCAACATGAAGGTCGGCACCATGGACTGCTTCTGCGTCGGCGAGCCGTGGAATGCGCAGCTCGTCAACCAGGGTATCGGCTACACCGCCGTCACGACGGGCGAGATCTGGAACAAGCATCCCGAAAAATCCTTCGCGATGCGCGCCGCCTTTGTCGACAAATATCCGAAGGCCGCGAAAGCGTTGACGATGGCGGTGATGGAAGCGCAGCAGTGGGCCGACAAGATGGAGAACAAGCAGGAGCTTGCGACCATCATGGCCAAGCGGCAGTGGATGAATTGCCCGGTCGAGGACGTCGCCGGACGCACGGCCGGCAAGTTCGACTACGGTACCGGCAAGGTCGTCGACAACTCGCCGCACATCATGAAGTATTGGCGCGACTTCGCGTCCTATCCATTCCAGAGCCACGATCTCTGGTTCATCACCGAGGACATCCGGTGGGGCAAGTATGAGGCTGGCTTCGACGCCAAGTCGCTGATCGCCAAGGTCAACCGCGAGGACATCTGGCGCGAGGCCGCCAAGGAGATGAACGTCGCAGCCGCCGAGATTCCGACCTCCAAGTCGCGCGGCAAGGAGACCTTCTTCGACGGCAAGGTGTTCGATCCGGAAGATCCCGCCGCCTACCTGAAGTCGCTGTCGATCAAGCGCGTCGACGCCTGATCAGGACCTCCCGCTGCGCGCGCAAGGCGCGCGGCCTCTCTCATTGCACGGAGAAAGATTTCCGATGTCCATGCCAGCGTTGACCAACGATAGCGCTCCCCAGGTCGTGCCGACCGCGGCGGCGTCCACCTCGGCGTCCATCGTGACCATGACGCCCAAGCAGGCGCCGAAAGCCGAACGCTATGGAAAGATGGCCCGCGAGGCCGCGGTGCGCGTGGTGCCGCCGTTGATCGTGCTGGCGCTGTTCCTGCTGATTTGGGAGCTGGTCTGCCGCCGGGCCGGCTCGGCGCTGCCGCCGCCCTCCCGGGTGTTCAGCGATACCCGCGAGCTGATCTTCGATCCGTTCTTCGATCATGGCGGCATCGACAAGGGACTGTTCTGGCATCTCGAGGCCAGCCTGCGCCGCGTCGCCTTCGGCTACGCGATTGCTGCCGTCGTCGGCGTCGGTGTCGGCACGCTGATCGGCCAGTCGGTGTGGGCCATGCGCGGCCTCGATCCGATCTTCCAGGTGCTGCGCACGATCCCGCCGCTCGCCTGGCTGCCGCTGTCGCTGGCGGCGTTCCGCGACGGCCAGCCGTCGGCGATCTTCGTCATCTTCATCACCTCGGTATGGCCGATCATCATCAACACCGCGGTCGGCATCCGCAACATTCCGCAGGACTATCGCAACGTCGCCGCGGTGGTGCAGCTCAATCCGCTGGAGTTCTTCGCCAAGATCATGATTCCGGCGGCCGCGCCCTACATCTTCACCGGCCTGCGCATCGGCATCGGCCTGTCGTGGCTCGCGATCGTCGCGGCCGAGATGCTGATCGGCGGCGTCGGCATCGGTTTCTTCATCTGGGACGCGTGGAATTCCTCGCATATCAGCGAGATCATCCTGGCGCTGTTCTATGTCGGCATCATCGGCTTCGTGCTCGACCGCCTGATTGCGGTCGTCGGCAAGATCGTCACCCGCGGCACCGCGACGAATTGAGAGGTAGAGATCATGGCCTATCTGAAGCTCGACCACGTCGACAAGACCTTCACCCGCGGCACCGCCACCACCGAAGTGCTGAAGGACATCAACCTCTCGATCAACAAGGGCGAATACGTCTCGATCATCGGCCATTCCGGCTGCGGCAAGTCGACGATGCTCAACATCGTTGCGGGGCTCACCACGGCCACGACCGGCGGCGTGCTGCTGGAGGAGCGCGAAGTCAATTCGCCGGGACCCGACCGCGCCGTGGTGTTCCAGAACCACAGCCTGCTGCCCTGGCTGACGGTCTACGAGAACGTGCGGCTCGGCGTCGACAAGGTGTTCGCCAAGACCAAGACCCGCGCCGAGCGCGACGCCTGGACCATGCACAATCTGAACCTGGTGCAGATGGCCCATGCCAAGGACAAGCGGCCCAACGAGGTCTCCGGCGGCATGAAGCAGCGCGTCGGCATTGCCCGTGCGCTCGCCATGGAGCCGAAAGTGCTGCTGCTCGACGAGCCGTTCGGCGCGCTCGACGCGCTGACGCGGGCGCATCTGCAGGACTCGGTGATGGCGCTGCACCAGAAGCTCGGCAATACCATCCTGATGATCACGCACGATGTCGACGAGGCGGTGCTGCTGTCCGACCGCATCGTGATGATGACCAACGGCCCGAGCGCGCATATCGGCGAGGTGCTCGAGGTCGCCCTGCCGCGGCCGCGCAAGCGGCTCGAGCTGGCGACCAACGCCACCTACGTCAAGTGTCGCCAGCGCGTGCTGGAGTTCCTGTATGAGCGGCATCGCTACGTCGAGGCGGCGTGACGATTGGAAAGCGGAGAGCGCATCGAACCGCTCTCCGCGTCGGGCAACTAACGGGTTCTCGTTTCCATCATAAGGATTTCCCATGACGCCGTCTCAGATCGCATTGGTTCAGAATAGCTTTGCCAGGGTCGCGCCGATCTCCGATCAGGCCGCGACCATCTTCTACGATCGGCTGTTCGAGGTCGCGCCGCAGGTGCGCGCGATGTTTCCCGACGATCTCACCGAGCAGCGCAAGAAGCTGATGGCGACCTTGGCGGTCGTCGTCAATGGATTGACGAATCTGCCCGCGATCCTGCCGGCGGCAAGCGCGCTCGCCAAGCGCCACGTCGATTACGGCGCCAAGCCGGAGCACTATCCGGTGGTCGGCGCCGCGCTGCTGTGGACCCTCGAGAAGGGACTTGGCGACGGCTGGACGCCCGATGTCGCCGATGCCTGGACCGCGGCCTACGGCACGCTGTCCGGCTACATGATCGCGGAAGCCCATGGCAAGGCGCAGGCGGCGGAGTAGGCGCTTTGAGTGAACCGCTCGTCATCGTCGGCAACGGCATGGCTGCCGCAAAGCTGGTCGAGGAATTGTCGCAGACTGCGCTCGGCCGCTACGCGATCGCCGTCATCGGCGAGGAGCCGCGGCTCGCCTACAACCGCGTGCTGCTGTCGTCGGTGCTGGCCGGCGAGGCCGCGTCCCACGAGATCGAGCTCAAGCCGGCGGCCTGGTGGCGCGAGCGCGGGGTAACGTTGAAATACGGTGCGCGCGTCACCGCCATCGATGTCGGCCGTCGCGAACTGCGGATCGAGAACGACGAGAACGTGGCGTTCTCGCGCCTGGTCCTCGCCACCGGCTCGCTGCCGCTGCGGCTGCCGGTGCCGGGCGCCGATCTGCCGGGTGTGCACACATTCCGCGACAGCCGGGACACGGACGTGCTTCTGGCGCTGGCGGCGAAGAAGGGGTGCGTGGTGGTCGTCGGCGGCGGGCTGCTCGGGCTGGAAGCGGCCTATGGCCTGGCGCGTGCCGGCGCCAGGGTGACGCTGTTGCATCTGATGGACCGGCTGATGGAGCGGCAGCTCGATGCGCCGGCCGCCGCGTTGCTCAAGTCGCTGGTGGCGCGCAAGGGCATCGAGGTTCTGCTCAATGCCAGCACCGCGGCCATCCATGGCGATGGTCGCGTCGAAGGAGTCGAGCTGGCCGATGGGCGGCGCCTTGCCACCGACGCCGTGGTCTTCGCGGCCGGCATCCGGCCGAATGTGACACTGGCGAAGGAGGCGGGGCTCGCGGTCAATCGCGGCATCGTCGTCGACGACGCGATGCAGACCTCGGCGCCCGGCATTTTCGCGCTCGGCGAATGCGCCGAGCACCGTGGCACTTGTTATGGGCTGGTCGAACCTGCTTATGAGCAGGCGCGGGTGCTGGCGCGGCATCTCGCCGGCCGCCAGGCGGCCTATGGCGGCAGTGTCGTCTCGACCAATCTGAAGGTGTCGGGTGTGTCGGTGTTCTCGGCCGGCGACTTCATGGGCGCCGAGGGCAGCGAGGCGATCGTGCTCAACGACGCCAGGCGGGGCATCTACAAGAAGCTCGTCATCGCCGAGGGACGCCTCACCGGCGCCGTGCTGATCGGTGAGACTCAGGACGCGTTGTGGTATCGCGACCTGATCCGGAGCCGCGAACCGGTCGCAGCGATCCGGACAGCGATGATGTTCGGCCGCGCGGGGGCGCGGCCGCAGGCAGCGTGAGAAGGGGCCACGCACGACGATGACGACGCTCGATCCGAAGCTGCCGATGGTGCGCACCGCCTGTCCTTATTGTGGCGTCGGTTGCGGCGTGCTCGCCACGCCCGACGGTCGCGGCGGCGCGGCGATCTCCGGGGATCCTTCGCATCCGGCCAATCTCGGCCGGCTCTGCTCCAAGGGCTCGGCGCTCGGCGAGACGCTCGGGCTGGAGAGCCGGCTGCTGTACCCGATGATCCGCTGCAAGGGCGGAATGCAGCGGGTGGCCTGGAGCGATGCGCTCGATCACGTCGCGACCCGGCTGAAGCACATCGTCGCCCGCGACGGCGAGGATGCAGTGGCGTTCTATCTCTCCGGCCAGATGCTGACCGAGGACTACTACGTCGCCAACAAGCTGATGAAGGGCTTTCTCGGCTCGGCCAATGTCGACACCAATTCGCGGCTGTGCATGGCCTCGTCGGTCGCCGGCCACCGCCGTGCCTTCGGCGCCGACACCGTGCCCGGCACCTATGAGGATCTCGATCAGGCCGATCTGCTGGTCTTCGTCGGCAGCAACGCCGCCTGGTGCCACCCGGTGCTGTACCAGCGCATGCTGGCCAACAAGCAGGCGCGCGGCGCCAGGTTCGTGGTCATCGATCCACGTCGCACCGACACGTCGAGCGAAGCCGATCTGTTCCTGGGATTGAAGCCCGGCGCGGATGCGGCGCTGTTCTCCGGCCTGCTGGTGCATCTCGCCGACAGCGGTGCGCTCGATCACGACTACATCAACGCTCACACCGGCGGCTTCGACGAGACCCTGGCCCGCGCCCGGAGCCTCGCCGGCAGCGCCGCGGCGACCGCGCTCGCCACCGGCCTGTCCGAGGTCGACGTCGCCGCCTTCTTCAAGCTGTTCCGCGATACTCCCAAGGTCGTCACCCTCTATTCGCAGGGCGTCAACCAGTCGGCGCAGGGCACCGACAAGGTCAACGCGATCCTCAACTGCCATCTTGCGACCGCGCGCATCGGCAAGCTGGGCATGGGGCCGTTCTCGCTGACCGGCCAACCCAATGCGATGGGCGGCCGCGAGGTCGGCGGGCTCGCCAACCAGCTCGCGGCCCACATGGGCTTCACGCCGCCGGACATCGACCGCGTCCGCCGCTTCTGGAAGGCCAAGGACATCGCCACCCATGAGGGTCTCAAGGCGGTGCAGATGTTCGAGGCGATCGCGCGCGGCGAGATCAAGGCGCTGTGGGTGATCGGCACCAACCCCGCGGTGTCGCTGCCGGACGCCGATCTGGTCCGCGCCGCGCTCAAGAAGCTCGAGCTGCTCGTCGTGTCCGAGAACGTCCGCTCCAACGACACCGTCGATGCTGGCGTCCACGTGCTGCTGCCGGCGCAGGCCTGGGGCGAGAAATCGGGCACGGTCACCAACTCCGAGCGCCGCATCTCGCGCCAGCGCGCCTTCCTTGCGCCGGCCGGCGAGGCCATGCCGGACTGGTGGATCCTGAGCGAGGTCGGCAAACGGCTCGGCCACGCGGGCGCCTTCAATTACAACTCTGCGGCGGACGTGTTCCGCGAGCACGCGGCGTTGTCGGCGTTCGAGAACGACGGCACGCGCGACTTCGACATCGGCGCGCTGGCGACGCTCACCGACGACGAATACGACGCGATGGCGCCGGTGCAATGGCCGGCGCGCGCGGGCAGGCCGCCCGAGCCGCGCTTTTTCGCCGAAGGCGCCTTCTTCACCAACGATCGCAAAGCGCGCTTCGTCGCGCCGGAGGTGCCGGCGCTGCGCGGCGAGACCACCGCCGCCCGCCCGCTGCGCCTGAACACCGGTCGCATCCGCGACCAGTGGCACACGATGACGCGCACCGGCTTGAGCCCGCGGCTATCAGCGCATCTGCCGGAGCCGTTCGTCGAGGTGCACCCGGATGACGCGCTGCGCTATGGCCTGATGCATGACGGTTTCGCCAAGGTCACGACCGAGCACGGCCAGTGCATCCTCAAGGTCGTCGTCAGCGAGCGCCAGCAGCGCGGCATGCTGTTCGCGCCGATCCATTGGAGCGCCACCAACTCATCGCATGGCCGCGTCGGCGCGCTGGTCGCCTCCTACACCGATCCGTTCTCCGGCCAGCCCGAGGCCAAGGCGACCCCGGCTGCGATCAGTTCTTATGAGTACGTATTCCGCGGCTTCATCCTGTCGCGCAACGAGCTCACGCTGCCGTCCAACCTGTGGTGGGCGCGCGCGACGGTGCAGGGCGGCTTCGGCTATCTGTTCGCCGACAACGGCGATCTGTCGCGCTGGCCGGCCTGGTTCAAGGCGCGCGCCACCGACGATGTCACGGACTACATGGATGTCGGCGGCGGCGTCTATCGCGCCGCGTCGTTCGCCGACGATCGCATCGAAACCTGTTTGTTCGTCGGCCCCGGCCATGATGCTGGCGACTGGAACGTCGTGAAGACGATGTTCGCCGCCGACCGCCTCGACGACGACCAGCGTCGCACGCTGCTGTCCGGCCGCGCGCCCGACGGCGTCGGCGGCGGCCCGATCGTCTGCGCCTGCTTCGGCGTCGGCCGCGACACCATCTGCGATGCGATCACGGCAGGTGCGCGCACGCCCGCCGCCATCGGCGCGCAGCTCAAGGCCGGCACCAATTGCGGCTCGTGCATTCCGGAGATGAAGCGGCTGATCGCGCAGACGGCCACGGACGCCCCGCCCATCGCGGCGGCGAGCTAGCCGAGAACACTGTCGTTCCGGGGCGAGGCCAACGGCCTCGAACCCGGAATCTCGACATGGTGGAAATGAAACAGCGCAAGACAAGCTCGGGATTCCGGGTTCGACGCTGACGCGTCGCCCCGGAATGACGTGGGTGTGGAAGCGTGTCAGATGCCTTGAGCAGGGAGGGCACCCAATCGACGCCGTGCGCCTCATCCACTATGCTCCCGCGCATGAAGCACAAGACATTCGGAACCGGCGGCGGCGGCGTCTCCGTCATCGGGCAGGGCACTTGGTATCTCGACCACGCCGATCGCCGCCGCGCCATCGCCACGCTGCGGCGCGGCCTGGATCTCGGCATGAGCCACATCGACACCGCCGAGATGTATGGCGATGCCGAGCTCGTCATCGCCGAGGCCATCGCCGGCCGACGCGACGAGGTGTTCCTGGTGTCGAAGGTGCTGCCGAGCAACGCCTCGCGCAAGGGCACCGTCACCGCCTGCGAGCGCTCGCTGCAGCGGCTGAAGACCGACCGGCTCGACTGCTATCTCCTGCACTGGCCGGGCTCCTATCCACTCGCGGAGACGGTGGCGGCGTTCGAGGAGCTCAAGGCGGCCGGCAAGATCGCGTCCTGGGGCGTCAGCAATTTCGACGTCGACGATCTCGACGAACTGCTGGAGGTCGCAGGCGAGGGCAAGATCGCCTGCAACCAGGTGCTCTATCATCTGCAGGAGCGCGCCATCGAGCATGCCGTCATCCCGTGGTGCGGCCAGCATGGTGTTGCCGTGGTCGCCTACTCGCCGTTCGGCCATGACGACTTTCCGGAACGCCGCGGCGCCGGCGGCGAGGTGCTGCAGCGGATCGCGGAGCAGCATGGTGCAACGCCGCGCCAGGTCGCGCTGGCCTTCCTGACGCGGGCGTCGTCGCTGTTCGCGATCCCCAAGGCGTCGCGGCCCGAGCATGCCGAGCAGAATGCGGCGGCCGGCGACATCGAGCTCACCGCGGCCGAGATCGCCGCGATCGATCGCGCCTTTCCGCGCGGGCCGAAGCCGCGTGGCCTGCCCATGCTGTAATGCAGCATCACGGAAAATTACGGATGTTTGCTACCCCGGCGCGTAGCAACGCATAAGTGCTGCCCGCTTCGATGGGTTGTCGCGGCGTCGCGATTGGCGTCTTGTCGGCACTCACCGAATCGTCCTGTTTCCAAACTTCCGAGTTCGACCGTGACCCCGCCACCGAGTGCGGCCGCCGCCGCGCGCCTCGACGACGTGCCGACATCCGTGCAGGAGAAGCCGCAGGCCACGCGCAAGCGCGCGCCCGCGCGCGCCGACCGGCCGTTCCGCGGCATCGCGCTGATCCTACTGTCGACCGTGTTCCTCGGCACCTCGGACGTCACCGCGAAGTATCTGTCGAAGACGCTGCCCTCGATCGAGATCACCTGGATCCGCTTCGTGGTATTCGCAGCGATCATGGTGCCGGCGATGATCCCGGGCTCGCCGCTGTTCGCGATGCGCACCGAGCAGCTCAAGTTCCAGCTGCTGCGCGGCGTTGCGCTGCTCGGCTCGTCGCTGATGTTCATCACCGGTTTACGCTATCTGCCGATCGCCGAGGCCTCCGCGACCGGCTTCGTCGCGCCGCTGTTCGTCACCGCGCTGTCAATCATCTTCCTCAGCGAGAAGGTCGGCCTGCGCCGCTGGGTCGCAACCGCGGTCGGGCTGTGCGGCGTGCTGATCATCCTCCGCCCCGGCACCGGCGCGTTCCATCTTGCCGCGCTGTTCCCGATCGTCTCGGCGTTCGCCTGGGCCTGCACGCTGATCATGACGCGGATGATGAGCGGCCGCGAGCACGCCATCACCATCATGACCTATTCCTCGATTGCCGGCGTCTGCGTGCTCACGGCAATCGTGCCGTTCGTATGGACCACGCCGTCCTGGCAGGACATCGGCTTCGGCGTGCTGGTCGGCGTCGCCTCGACCATGGGGCAGTGGATCGTGGTGCTGGCATTCCGCTATGCCGACGCCTCGGTGCTGGCGCCGTTCTCCTACACCCAGCTCCTGTGGGTCAGCATCCTCGGCTTCCTGGTGTTCGGCGAGGTACCGGACGTCTGGACCATCGTCGGCGCCGCCTTTATCGTCTCCAGCGGCCTCTACACCGCCCATCGCGAGCGCGTCCGCCGCTCGCAACTGCTCCAGGTCGCCGGCGAGAGCTCGCCGAATCCTTGAGCCATCGGTCGCACGCCCCGGGCCATTACGGGGGAGCGACTTTTTGGGTGGATGCGTTGCGTGTCCGCTACACCTGCGATCAAACGCGTAACGTGCTGATTTCAAATAAGAAACAGTAACGCCGTCGATCTCGGCGGGCGCCGTGCGCCTGCTAGGTCTTAAATTGCATCACGGGGTGCAGAGCAAGATCGGGGGATTGCGTGCGGAGGCGGGTCGAAACGGCGGTGTGTCGGACGGCGCGGGCCGTGTGGGGCGCGCTGGGACTCATGCTCGGGCTCTGTGGGCTCGGGCTGACGACGTCGGCGCAGGCCCAGACCGACTACACCTGGGGCGGCACCGGCTCGTCCACCGCGACCTCCGACTACAATCTCTCGACCAACTGGGAGAGCCCGCCGGCCGGCGCGCCGCCGGCATCGAGCGGCCAGGAGGCGCTGTTCGGCGCCACCGGCGCATCGACCATCACGGTCACCGCGCCGATCAATCCGGATTCCTGGATCTTCCTCAGCAACGCCCAGTCCTATTCGATTGGCGGCGCCGACGTGAATTTCGGCGTCGCCGGCTCCGGCTGGGGCTTCATCAACAACGCCAATTCCGGCCAGACGATCACGATCGGCAACAATCTCGGCGAGACCGTTGCCGGCGTGCGCGCCGAGCTGCTCGGCAACAGCACCACGATTCTGCTCGGCACCAACTCCTATTCCGGCGGCACCTTCATCGGCAGCGTCGCGACGCTGCAACTCGGCGACGCCACCCACACCGCCCGCATCATCGGTGACGTGTCGAATTTCGGCATCTTCAACATCGTCAGGGCCGACACCTCCGGCATCACCTCGCTCACCAATGACGGCGGCACCACCAACTTCCTCGGCGCGAACTCCGCCGGTGCGATGACGATCGTGAACCAGTCGATCGCCACGACCGCGTTCGGCGTCGCCGGCGGCACCGATACCGCCACGGCGGGGAACGCCGTGATCACCAACCATCAGGGTCGTACGCTGTTCAACGCCAACACCAGCGCCGGCAACGCGACGATCACCAACGATACGTTCAGCATGCTGGCGTTCGTCAATGCCGCCACGGCCGCCAATGCGGTCATCACCAATGGCGGCAATTCGTACGTGATGTTCGGGATCGGCTTCGGCAGCGACACCCCGTCGGCCGGCAATGCCACCATCATCAACAACATGAACGGCCAGGTCCAGTTCAACGCCCATTCCACCGCGGCGAACGCGACCGTCACCACCAATGACGGCGGATCGACGCTGTTCTTCGATCATGCCAGCGCCGGCTCCGCCACGATCATCACCAATGATGGCGGCCGCACCCGCTTCCTCGACAATACGACCGGCGGCACCGCCCAGTTCGTCACCAATGGCACCGGCGTGGTCGATTTCTCCGGTAGCGTGGGTGTCAATGGCGACGGCCGCATCACCGCCGGCTCGCTGGCGGGTTCCGGCAACTACTACATCGGCGCCTTCAACACGCTGGTGGTCGGCGGCAACAATCTCTCCACCGAGGTCTCCGGCGTGATCGGCGACACCGATCCTTGCGGGTGCGGCACCATCGGCCCAGGCTCGCTGACCAAGGTCGGCAGCGGCAAGCTGATATTGTCCGGCATCAACACCTACACCGGCACGACCACGGTCGATGGCGGCATCCTCGCCGTCAACGGCGCCATCGCCGGCAGCAGCGTCACCGTGAATGCCGGCGGCACGTTCGGCGGCAACGGCATCGTCGGCAGCACGCTGGTCAATGGCGGCGCGCTCGCGCCGGGCAATTCGATCGGGCTGCTCACGGTGCAGGGCAGCCTCACCTTCACGGCGGCCGCGAGCTACATGGTCGAGGTGTCGCCGGCCAATGCCGACCGGGTCAACGTGACGGGCACCGCGACGCTCGGCGGCGCGACCGTGCAGGCGGCGTTCGCCCCTGGCAGCTATGTCAACAAGCAGTACACGATCGTCAACGCCGCCGGCGGCATCAGCGGCACCTTCAACACGCTGATCAACACCAACCTGCCGGCCAACTTCTCTTCGAGCCTGAGCTACGACGCCGACAACGTCTATCTGAACCTGACGCTCGGCACGGCCGGGACCAACACCAACCAGCAGAACGTCACGGACACCACGACCGGCTATTTCAACCGCACCGGCGGCATCCCGCTCGCTTTCGGCGCGTTGACCCCAGCCGGTCTGACACAGGCGTCCGGCGAGATCGCCACCGCCTCGCAGCAGGCGATGTTCGACTCGATGAATATCTTCCTTGGCCTGATGACCGATCCCTTTGTCGCCGGGCGCAGCGCGAACGCATCTGGTCCGGCTGCAGCGTTCGCCGACGCAGGACAGGGCGCCGCGCCGCGCGATGCCTTCGCGCGCATGCCGGTGAAGGCCACACCGGCCCAGCGCTTCGATGAGCGCTGGAGCACCTGGGCGGCGCCGTTCGGTGGCGGTTCGTTCGCCGACGGCAATGCCGCGCTCGGCTCGAACAACGCCACCATCCGCGAGGTCGGCTTCGCCGCGGGCGCCGATTACATCGTGTCGCCGAACTGGCTGGCCGGCTTCGCGCTGTCGGGCGGCGGCACCAGCTTCGGCGTCAATGGCGGCGGCAGCGGCCGCTCCGACCTGTTCCAGGCCGGCGCCTTCGCCCGCTATCGCAGTGGTCCGGACTATCTCTCCGCGGCGCTCGCCTATGGCTGGCACGACGTGACCACCGACCGCGCCGTGACCGTCGCCGGCGTCGACCAGCTCCGCGCCCGCTTCGATGCGTCGGCCTATTCGGCCCGCCTCGAGGGCGGCCGCCGCTATGCCACGCCGTGGGGCGGGATCACGCCCTATCTCGGCGGCCAGGCGACGGCTTACGTGCTGCCGTCCTATGCCGAGCAGGTGCTCTCCGGCGCGGGCACCTTCGCGCTGAGCTATGCCGGCAAGACCGTGACGGATGCGCGCACCGAGCTCGGCGCGCGCGTCGACCGGTCGTTTGCGCTCGCCGACGGCATGCTGTCGCTGCGCGGCCGCGCCGCCTGGGCGCACAATTTCAACCCCGATCGCACCATGACCGCGGGCTTCCAGGCGCTGCCGGGCACGAGCTTCGTCGTCAACGGCGCCGCGCAGTCGCGCGACCTCGCGCTCACCACGGCCTCGGCCGAAATCGCCTGGCGCAACGGCTGGTCGGCGGCCGCCACCTTCGAAGGCGAATTCTCGTCCATCAGCCGCTCCTACGCCGGCAAGGGCGTGGTGCGCTACAGTTGGTGATCGCGCGACGTCGTGTGGCTTGGAGCCGGCGTGCACCGATGCTAGGGGTGCGCTGAGCAACAAGAACAACAGGGAGCACGACGCCATGATCAACCTGACGCCCGAGACCGTCCTGCCCGACGACGGCACCAGCGGCACGCTGGTTGGCCGGGTCTGGCGCCCCGACGTGGACGGACCGGCCGTGGTCGCGGTGCGCGATGACGGTGTTTATGACGTCACCTCGGCTTTCCCCACCGTCAGCGCGCTGTGCGAGCAGGATGATCCGGCGACGGCGCTACGCGGCATGGGCGGGCAGCGCATCGGCGACCTCGCCGCCATCCTCGCCAACACCCCGCCGGATCGCCGCGATCCGGCCAAGCCATGGCTGCTGGCACCGGTCGACCTGCAGGTCCTGAAGGCGGCCGGCGTCACCTTCGCGATCTCGATGCTGGAGCGCGTCATCGAGGAGCGGGCGCGCGGCAATCCGGCCTCGGCCGAGGCGATCCGGAAAGAGGTGGTGCGCCTGGTCGGCGACGATTTCTCCAAGCTGAAGCCCGGCTCCGACCAGGCGATGCACCTCAAGCAGGTGCTGATCGAGCAGAACGCCTGGAGCCAATATCTCGAGGTCGGCATCGGCCCCGATGCCGAGGTCTTCACCAAGGCGCCGACGCTGTCATCTGTCGGCACCGGCATGGATGCCGGGCTGCATCCGAAATCGACCTGGAACAATCCGGAGCCGGAGGTCGTGCTGGCGGTGTCGAGCCGCGGCCGGATCGTCGGCGCGATGCTCGGCAATGACGTCAACCTGCGCGACTTCGAGGGCCGCTCGGCGCTGCTGCTGTCGAAAGCCAAGGACAACAACGCCTCCTGCGCCATCGGCCC
This region of Bradyrhizobium sp. SZCCHNS1050 genomic DNA includes:
- a CDS encoding CmpA/NrtA family ABC transporter substrate-binding protein; this encodes MTKTANPARRNGFSRRQLLKAGAGTAALLAAAKLNLPGGAFAQGAGPEVASAKLGFIALSDAGPLFVAKDKGIFAKYGMPDVDVQKQASWGTTRDNLVLGSEGNGIDGAHILTPMPYLISSGKVTQNNQPTPMYILARLNLDAQCISVGKEYADLKLGLDTAPFKAALEKKKASGKSVKAAMTFPGGTHDLWIRYWLAAGGIDPDKDIETIVVPPPQMVANMKVGTMDCFCVGEPWNAQLVNQGIGYTAVTTGEIWNKHPEKSFAMRAAFVDKYPKAAKALTMAVMEAQQWADKMENKQELATIMAKRQWMNCPVEDVAGRTAGKFDYGTGKVVDNSPHIMKYWRDFASYPFQSHDLWFITEDIRWGKYEAGFDAKSLIAKVNREDIWREAAKEMNVAAAEIPTSKSRGKETFFDGKVFDPEDPAAYLKSLSIKRVDA
- a CDS encoding NAD(P)/FAD-dependent oxidoreductase, translating into MSEPLVIVGNGMAAAKLVEELSQTALGRYAIAVIGEEPRLAYNRVLLSSVLAGEAASHEIELKPAAWWRERGVTLKYGARVTAIDVGRRELRIENDENVAFSRLVLATGSLPLRLPVPGADLPGVHTFRDSRDTDVLLALAAKKGCVVVVGGGLLGLEAAYGLARAGARVTLLHLMDRLMERQLDAPAAALLKSLVARKGIEVLLNASTAAIHGDGRVEGVELADGRRLATDAVVFAAGIRPNVTLAKEAGLAVNRGIVVDDAMQTSAPGIFALGECAEHRGTCYGLVEPAYEQARVLARHLAGRQAAYGGSVVSTNLKVSGVSVFSAGDFMGAEGSEAIVLNDARRGIYKKLVIAEGRLTGAVLIGETQDALWYRDLIRSREPVAAIRTAMMFGRAGARPQAA
- a CDS encoding ABC transporter ATP-binding protein translates to MMAYLKLDHVDKTFTRGTATTEVLKDINLSINKGEYVSIIGHSGCGKSTMLNIVAGLTTATTGGVLLEEREVNSPGPDRAVVFQNHSLLPWLTVYENVRLGVDKVFAKTKTRAERDAWTMHNLNLVQMAHAKDKRPNEVSGGMKQRVGIARALAMEPKVLLLDEPFGALDALTRAHLQDSVMALHQKLGNTILMITHDVDEAVLLSDRIVMMTNGPSAHIGEVLEVALPRPRKRLELATNATYVKCRQRVLEFLYERHRYVEAA
- a CDS encoding molybdopterin-dependent oxidoreductase, which codes for MTTLDPKLPMVRTACPYCGVGCGVLATPDGRGGAAISGDPSHPANLGRLCSKGSALGETLGLESRLLYPMIRCKGGMQRVAWSDALDHVATRLKHIVARDGEDAVAFYLSGQMLTEDYYVANKLMKGFLGSANVDTNSRLCMASSVAGHRRAFGADTVPGTYEDLDQADLLVFVGSNAAWCHPVLYQRMLANKQARGARFVVIDPRRTDTSSEADLFLGLKPGADAALFSGLLVHLADSGALDHDYINAHTGGFDETLARARSLAGSAAATALATGLSEVDVAAFFKLFRDTPKVVTLYSQGVNQSAQGTDKVNAILNCHLATARIGKLGMGPFSLTGQPNAMGGREVGGLANQLAAHMGFTPPDIDRVRRFWKAKDIATHEGLKAVQMFEAIARGEIKALWVIGTNPAVSLPDADLVRAALKKLELLVVSENVRSNDTVDAGVHVLLPAQAWGEKSGTVTNSERRISRQRAFLAPAGEAMPDWWILSEVGKRLGHAGAFNYNSAADVFREHAALSAFENDGTRDFDIGALATLTDDEYDAMAPVQWPARAGRPPEPRFFAEGAFFTNDRKARFVAPEVPALRGETTAARPLRLNTGRIRDQWHTMTRTGLSPRLSAHLPEPFVEVHPDDALRYGLMHDGFAKVTTEHGQCILKVVVSERQQRGMLFAPIHWSATNSSHGRVGALVASYTDPFSGQPEAKATPAAISSYEYVFRGFILSRNELTLPSNLWWARATVQGGFGYLFADNGDLSRWPAWFKARATDDVTDYMDVGGGVYRAASFADDRIETCLFVGPGHDAGDWNVVKTMFAADRLDDDQRRTLLSGRAPDGVGGGPIVCACFGVGRDTICDAITAGARTPAAIGAQLKAGTNCGSCIPEMKRLIAQTATDAPPIAAAS
- the ntrB gene encoding nitrate ABC transporter permease, whose amino-acid sequence is MSMPALTNDSAPQVVPTAAASTSASIVTMTPKQAPKAERYGKMAREAAVRVVPPLIVLALFLLIWELVCRRAGSALPPPSRVFSDTRELIFDPFFDHGGIDKGLFWHLEASLRRVAFGYAIAAVVGVGVGTLIGQSVWAMRGLDPIFQVLRTIPPLAWLPLSLAAFRDGQPSAIFVIFITSVWPIIINTAVGIRNIPQDYRNVAAVVQLNPLEFFAKIMIPAAAPYIFTGLRIGIGLSWLAIVAAEMLIGGVGIGFFIWDAWNSSHISEIILALFYVGIIGFVLDRLIAVVGKIVTRGTATN
- a CDS encoding globin family protein, which translates into the protein MTPSQIALVQNSFARVAPISDQAATIFYDRLFEVAPQVRAMFPDDLTEQRKKLMATLAVVVNGLTNLPAILPAASALAKRHVDYGAKPEHYPVVGAALLWTLEKGLGDGWTPDVADAWTAAYGTLSGYMIAEAHGKAQAAE